Below is a genomic region from Neorhizobium galegae.
CGCCGCCACCCATAACCTGTAGGTTGTCGTCGGGGGCGCGGTCTAGTTGAGGACGCGCATCAGGCCCGGTGAATCCAGCGAGAAGGCCGGAATCGTCACCTCGAAGGTCTCGCCTTCATCGGTCTGCATATCGTAATGACCGAACATCAGCCCGGATGGCGTGTCGAGAGGACAGCCCGAGGAATATTCGTAACTGTCGCCGGGCTTCAGCCGCGGCTGCTCGCCGACGACCCCCGGCCCGTCCACTTCATCGACGATACCGTTCTGGTCGGTAATGTGCCAGTAGCGATGCACGAGCTGCACGGTAAGCGTCGAATGGTTCTCTATGACGATGCGATATCCCCAGACATAGCGGCTCTCTTCCGGATTGGATTGCTCCTCCAGATAGTATGGCTCAACGGCGACATCGATATCTCGTGTCCGGGCGCGATACATGCGACACCTCAACAACTCTTACTGGTTCGATATTGTACAGGGGGGCCGCAAGGTCAAGAATTCTCGCGGTTCGAACAACCGAGTGTGAGCATTTGTTGAAGTTAAGGATAACCGGGATGGTGAATCTCGTGGTCGATCCACCATCCCGGAAAGCGAAGACTTACATGCCGGCCTTGGACAGCGCCTGGGCGAAATCCTCGATCAGGTCATCAGTATCCTCGATGCCGGCAGACAGGCGCACGGTGCCGGGCGAAATGCCGAGTTCGGCACGGGCCTCATCCGTCAGGTTCTTGTGCGTCGTTGTCGCCGGATGGGTGATCAGGCTCTTGGCGTCGCCGAGATTGTTGGAAATCTGCACGATCTCCAGCGCGTTCTGCAGCTTGAAGGCCGCGTCCTTGCCGCCCTTCAGCTCGAAGCACACAAGCGTGGAGCCGCCCGTCATCTGCCGGGCGATGATATCCGCCTGCGGATGGTCCTTGCGGCCCGGATAGATGACCTTTGCGACCTGGTTCTGGTCGGCGAGGAAGTCGGCGATCTTCGAGGCGCTCTCCGTCTGCTGCTTGACGCGCAGCGGCAAGGTCTCGATGCCCTTCAGCAGCGTCCAGGCATTGAACGGCGACATGGCCGGGCCGGTGTGGCGGAAATAGTCGTGCAGGTTCTCGTCGATCCAGGCTTTGTCGGAAAGCACGACGCCACCGAGGCAGCGGCCCTGGCCGTCGATGTGCTTGGTCGCGGAGTAGACGACGATATGGGCGCCGAGTTCCAGCGGCTTCTGGAAGAGCGGGGTCGCAAACACGTTGTCGACGACGACCTTGGCGCCGATCTGGTTGGCGAGCTTGGCAACGCCGGCAATGTCGACCACTTCGAGCGTCGGGTTGGTCGGGCTTTCCAGGAAGAACACCTTGGTCTTCGGGGTGATCGCCTTTTCCCAGTTTTCCAGGAAGCGCCCGTCGACCAGCGTGCATTCGATGCCGTATTTCGGAGCGAGCGTCTCGACCACCCAGCGGCAGGAGCCGAACAGGGCGCGTGCGGCGACGATATGGTCGCCGGCCTTCAGCTGGCAGAGGATCGCGGCGGTGACGGCAGCCATGCCCGAGGCGGTGGCGCGCGCATCTTCGGCGCCTTCCAGCATGCACATGCGCTTTTCGAACATGTCGTTGGTCGGGCTGCCGTAACGCGCGTAGATGAAGCCGTCTGTCTCGCCCTTGAAGCGCGCTTCCGCCGCTTCCGACGTGTCATAGACGAACCCTTGCGTCAGGAAGATCGCTTCCGAGGTTTCGCCATATTGC
It encodes:
- the apaG gene encoding Co2+/Mg2+ efflux protein ApaG, translating into MYRARTRDIDVAVEPYYLEEQSNPEESRYVWGYRIVIENHSTLTVQLVHRYWHITDQNGIVDEVDGPGVVGEQPRLKPGDSYEYSSGCPLDTPSGLMFGHYDMQTDEGETFEVTIPAFSLDSPGLMRVLN
- a CDS encoding O-succinylhomoserine sulfhydrylase, translated to MTNKWRPATQLVHGGTLRSQYGETSEAIFLTQGFVYDTSEAAEARFKGETDGFIYARYGSPTNDMFEKRMCMLEGAEDARATASGMAAVTAAILCQLKAGDHIVAARALFGSCRWVVETLAPKYGIECTLVDGRFLENWEKAITPKTKVFFLESPTNPTLEVVDIAGVAKLANQIGAKVVVDNVFATPLFQKPLELGAHIVVYSATKHIDGQGRCLGGVVLSDKAWIDENLHDYFRHTGPAMSPFNAWTLLKGIETLPLRVKQQTESASKIADFLADQNQVAKVIYPGRKDHPQADIIARQMTGGSTLVCFELKGGKDAAFKLQNALEIVQISNNLGDAKSLITHPATTTHKNLTDEARAELGISPGTVRLSAGIEDTDDLIEDFAQALSKAGM